The genomic DNA GCTCTTGGAAGTAATCCTTTACCATCTGCTCAGCAACTGGCTTTCAAAAGCGCGCTCGCCCTTGTTCCCTTACCGAGTCCTTACCGCGACCCGGGAGGCAGCTCTTGCCAGCCTTAGCCTGCCTGAGGAGGAAATCCAAGGCTGGGAGAGGTCACTGGCAGCCCAGCTAGTGAGACATCAGAACACAGACCCCGTGCCCTGGGaaaggggggcgggggaggggggcggcgGCCGAGGACCGCGCAGGGgactgggggatgggagggagggagctggtgTATGCGAAAGCCCAGCGCTCGGGAAGCCTTTCCACACGGAAAGCAGTCGCTTAGCAGGAGGCCAGAGTTGGCACTAATTCCGTGGAGGCGATAGGAGGTTGGAGACTACGGAAAACTTGGAGGAGAGGAGGCTTAACTCCACTTGCTCCCAGCTTAGTCCAGGAGGTGTCTGCCGCGCGCTGAGAGCGCTGCATGGCTTCTTCTTGCCCCACGTTCCTGGTTTGCTAGCGCTGTTTCTAAAAGAGTAACCCTCCGCTGAAGGCTTGTTTGGTTCCTCCCAGGTCCTGTCCAGTGTCACTCCCTGATGACTCATCCCAAATGTAGTGGGAGTGTTGTCTGCCCTTTGTGATACTGTCCGGGTAATGCCCTCCCTGGGTGTCTCGCAGGGAGACCTCCTTAGCCCACATCTAAGCCCGTCTCTGTCATTTGGCCTTCTCCGTACTCTTAGCTCTACTGAGACATAGACACAGGAGATCCAGACATCAGGAATGGTCTGCGGCTCGCAAGCACTTCCCTGCCTTGCTTTGAGGCCCAAACGTTGGGCCCAAACTCAGCTGTCAGTGACTTTAGGGATAGAAGAACTATTTCAGTCCCCCAGGTAAGAAATGGAACCGACCCCACTCTCAGAGCATTGACTTTCCCCAGGACATTTTCCCAAGTTCAGAGGATCCCTGGAAACGTTGACCTCCTAGTGCCTCAGGTAAACTGACTCTAGCATGTAGATAATGCTACGAGGCACCTGATCACATACACAAGCTACTTGTTACTAAaatcatatgtataaaatatattctttagaaCTCTATTGTTTTGCTTCTCCAAGACCAATTGCTCTCCTATATGACTTCACACATTTTCTCAAAACCATCTTACATGAAAACATGGAACAAGGAGAAGTGACTGCTTTGTAGATATGCAGCCAAGAAAAATCTCTCTCTgtaacacacacacgcacacacacacacacacacacacacacacacacacacacccatgtcTGATCAGGTATAAAATTGTTCAGACCTAAATTGAATTCTAGGCCTTCAGGAAAGTGAACATTCAGGTCTTCAAAGTCAATATGTTTATTCTTCTTAGGATTTTGTGAATGATTTGTTTGACAATTCtggatattatttattttaaaaatatggattttcCTTAAAACTTTAGAGGACATTATTAATTATATCTTGCTTACCTTTATATCACATCACCAGAAGACTAGCAAATCAATGTGGGAATTGGCTTTTCAATAACTAGGTACAAGAGAACAAATATAAGTTTCAAGTCCCCTGCCTATTTTTGCCACTTTGTAATGTGTATACAATATTGTTTATAGTAGTGTTATTACAGTTGTTTGTGACAAGCTGATCTTTGAATTCCTTAAGGACTACTTCTCCAAGTATTAGAATTGAAGAAAACCTACTCTGGTAGTTTTTTAGTGCTTATGCAAATCTGTTAAAAGCTATAGACCTTCCATATAGTATTTGGGGAGACATTCCCCCATTGATGCTAGATTAATTCCCCTGGATTAAATCATGGAATACCTGCAATTAATTTGAACTGAAATCATAAAAGATAATTTTCACTCAATCCAATTTGCAAGATGACCAGGTAGCAGTTTGGGTATGAGAACATAGTTTGTGgaaaaaatgaaactatttcCAAGGCTCTAACAAAGAAATGTGAATCATCACTGTTGTGGTCACTGAGTGATATCTACTCCTCCAagccttttcattccttttcttttttgcctctcTTTTCCTTAGAGAAAATCAGATGTCTCTCTCCTCAGGCTTCAGGAAAGTATGCCAAGGACAGATTCTGAGCTAGAAAGTCTCGGGCATGTGTGCATTCTGACTAGGCCCCCTTCCCAGGAAAGAATGTTGCTCATCCCCCAGCAGCCCAATTTACGATCTAAGTCCATATTTTAGAGGGCTAGCTTTGACCAGGTTCCAGGGAGTCGATTCTGCCTAGTATGAACCCACTATTTCAATAAGCACCTCTCTTTTAACTCAGGAATTGCACTCACcctaaaataaagaggaaaagaggtGGAACTCAGGTACTACTGAGTATTGTGATCATGCCCCTTCTCCTGGCTGTGGAAAGAAATTTGATGTAGAGCCTCTCAACTTGGTGACATTCCTAAAGCCTAGAGTCAGTCTTCTCAAAATCTGATGTTCCCTCCAATTTGAGACTGCTAGACACCCCTTGGTCCCCTGTCTGCCTGGAAAGCCtggcccagagagagagaggctcagAGGGGCTGACTATGCCCTGTCTACATTTCCTTCCTCCTACCCTACTCCTCCTACTAAGATACATTCAAGGGCTCTGTGTATGATTCTGGGAAGGACTTTGTAACCTAAGGATTTGACAGAAAATTCCTTGCTAAATCTCTAGATATTCATCTGGGGAGGGGTATAAAATCTGGGAGAATCCAGGGGGTCAGGATGCTGCATATTAGATCTGGTTCACAGGTTACATTCACTAGGTGAGCATGAGGCATTGGTTTCAGATCTGTAGTAGTTGCCTTCAATATTACCACAGTTTGCTTGCCCTGCTGGAAGTCATTCACAGAAGCCATTAAGCCAGCTGACTACAACTTAGATCCAGGAGAGAAAATGAATTACACAAAGCTCTCAAAGGCTATTCAGCTTGAAGCTGAACTCCCACAAAAGGAAGGGCATGTGGAACTTGAGATCCCTCAGAGAGAAGGTTTTAAACTTGAGAAATGTAGGTTATAACTATAATGATGATAGCTTTAGTAGCAGCAGGATTAAGAACAGTTACTATTtattgagaaagaggaaaagctgaaaagagaaaaatgtgagtCAGGAATAATGATCCCTGCAGTTGGAAGCCTGGAGTCCCTCCTCACAGGCTACAAAATTATCCATCCTTTGAGTTTCTGGCTGTCCAAGAATGAGCCCGGGAAACCATTTATGACCTATTGAACCAACTGTAACTCTTGGTGAGGAACAGACCCATACTGAAATTGCCATGAATACTTATAAAAAACAAAgtgccccctccccatccctgtaAACCATTATCCAGCTCAGCAAGTCTGCCTCTTCTTGCCTCTAAGTCATCCCTTAGAAAGTTCCTTACCCTCCTTGGTGAGGCTAGGGCAATGCAACACCCCTCCATGAAGCTCCTTTCTCTGCCTTCCCCAATCTCCTCATAGCCCCTTCCAGAGACCTCCCTGTAGGAAAGTTTAGGAAAATGTCTCCACCATCTATCTGCTTCTTTGGCATCCTCTTGTCTTCcagtgtgtaaatatatataatattatatatatatatatatatatatatatatgcgtgtatatatatatatgtgtgtgtgtgtgtgtgtgtatatatatatatatactgagcCTTTGCTGCTGTAGTGCTTTGGTGATATGATTAGAGGGGGATGAGCCAGGACCTAGAAAgtgatagagaaagaaaaataatgtgttttcaTTCTTATAAAGTAATAATCCTTCTGAGTGAGTTATTCGTAGAGACTTTACCTGCTTCCGATTACAGAAGTTGAGATATTTGGGGCCCCTTTTCTGTCCCCTGGGAGGAGAAATGACATTTCCATTCTAATGCTCTCAAGAATCAGATTTCCTTTCTTACGCTTTCTCCATCCTCTCACTTAGGTCGTAAAAGGCACCACCTCGGGAATCATTCATCAACCTCTCTCCAGCCTTCTCTTCTAAAACAATACTGCAGTTGTCTACACATGTATTTTTTGCCATAACTGCAAGAAGCCTTGTTAAAGTGGGGCAAGGCAAAAATACCTTCACTCTTCACAGTCATCTCTCTAATCATTTAATTGGAAATAAAATCCCAGGGAAAAAAGCTCCAAATATATGCATAAACCCATTGTTCCATGTGAATTATATAAAACTATTGACCGAGATGCATCTTTATAGTATTGTTTTAGGCTGAATAAATGCCTCAACTCTTCATTTAGTACCAGTGAATTCCAGTAAGAAATAATGCAGAATGATTTCAAAGTGGCTTATGCACCATTTTAGcccataaatttctaaaaaaaaataaataaaagtaatctgTAGATTTTATTTACCTCCAATTAGCAATTTTcatttagaccatttatattaCCTAACAAAATGTGTATCACTTAAAGTACTGGGAAACCCTCAAAGTAGGAATTTCAAACTTGCTCTTACCTATATTTGTGGGTTTGTGGTTGTTGTGTGAATCATTTAATACATAAGACAAAGAGTTGGTTGGATTCATAAAATGTAGGAAATTTTTTATCTGGGGATTTATATCTAAAATCAGCAGCGGAAATCTAATTAGGGGGCAGGTAAGTGAAACTGAGAGGAAATATCATCTGATGGCCAGATTCTCAATACATCTCTCCCCTCTTTGATATATAGAATCTTAGTTGTTTTCTAGCTTGAGATTTGGAAAGTCAAGCTCCCTTACCCCCAATTTCAGTACCAGAAACATCTGTTATTTTATACAAATTGGAGTCTAGGTTTCAGTACCTCAAAGGAGACATAGTCTAAGTGCCCTTTATATTTAAGAAAGGAAAggccagggaaaagaaaaatgcctGCCATTTAGATTTTAAGGTTTTCCAGAACGCTTATATTCTGGGGTGGATGCTTTCAAATTTACAATATGtaagaggattttttaaaagtgtctaTGCATGGACTGATGACTTTTCCTGGGAAAGGCAAACTCcctattctcttttaaaaacaaaaacaaacaaacaaacaaaaagcaaaagaaggCCCTAAGGAGTGTTTCGTTCTACAGTTTAGGAATTAGGTTCGAAGACACAGCACTCCTCCCCCctgtccacacacacacctttgcTGTAGTTTCTAAGGGACCACAACCCTCTTATGGCTACTTCTGTATCTTAATTTGCTGTTGTTTATACCTGTGTGTCACCTGCCCttactttttccttctctgaattcaCTTAATTGAATTCTTCAACACTGCAAGTTATTTTTCAGATGTTTGAGGCAATTCTTATGACATTTCTAATCCCATCACCCTTTATTTAAACAAGTGAAGGGGGAAtgcatgtgtgtgagtgagaTGGGGGGAGTAATGAATGAAGCATCCAGGTATAAGCCAATTGGTGGCTAAATACCTTGCAGATTCTTATATAGAGACATGTGAGAGCCCTCAGCATTAAGCTTTGGTCATTACATGAGTTGCCCTTGAGCAAACTATTTTAAAGTGTGCACATGTGCGTAAGAGAAATGATATGTTAAGATGAAAGACAACTGTAGTTTGAGAAGGTTTCTTTGAAAACTCAATAGCTAACCTGAACATTTAAGGGAGAATTCTTCCTTTACTTCCTAGTATCTGGGGATTTTGCAACCCTTCTTTCTCCAAGTCCCAGCTTAATCCTAGACAACAGCTCTGTCTGGTCAGAAGGACTCAGAACTTATGTGGGGGCCGGATgaaaagagaaggggagggagagagagagacagaaggtgggagggaggcagagagagagaaaggagaatttGGTGGGAAATTCCTcgcacttttttttgttttttttcctcctctgcaaaatccTTTCCAGGCTTCCTTGTATGGTAGGCGCCAGCGAAGAAAGGCGCTCCGTGCCTGGTTGCCTCACTGGGTTCCGGAGGGAGGTCTCTGAGCCACAGGAGCATCAGAGTAACATTGCACACACCTTTTCCTTTTAGGCTGCTCTTTGCCAACCCCCAATCCACTTACCTTATTTAAACACTGGCTAAAAACTAGGTTGTCTTCTCAAGTCGTGGTTCTGCTTTGTCCACTGTAGCGGCTACACGTCCGATTTATCCTAAAGCTAACTGATTGCCCTCTTCAACGTAGTGGTGTTGTGGATGAGGCTGAAGGAGTGGGACTGTATATACCACTCAAAGGTCTTTCTTCCCTTAGGAGCAGAGAGTTAAATGTCGAAAATGAACCCCGAGATCCCCCAGCGAAAATGTGTTGCGGGCCCCTGTTGAAGGAGTCAACTTTCAGGCTGTTAAAGACCTCAAGTCATTAGCATCAACTGCTGCGCTAAAGGGGCCAGCCAGCGCCTCTAAGTGGCTTAGCGCACAAACGAGGCTCCTGAGACGGCGTCGGCCACTCCATTCACTCTTCCACCACCTGCTGGACGTGAAAAGCTCTCCGGAGCCCATCTCGgtaataatttttactttaactCACCCTTCCCACCCCTGGGGGGTCTTAGACTACCTGCCTCCCCGGCAAGGGACCCCCTTGGGGATTATGCAGAACGCGCCAGGCTGAAGGCGGAAGAGCCTGAAAAGCTTGAGTCCCGTAACCTGGGTTTTTCCCACCAGTTCCCTTCTCACCCCTTACCCCGCCCAGGTAAGTGTGTGCTGGGACCAAAAGACCCTTGTAAATCCCTTTCGGAGGTCTGGCGGCGTCCCTACCCCATCCCTCTTACCCATCTCCGTGTTCAAGGAAAGACTGAGCCAAGTTCTCACCAAAGCGCACCCTTTCTGAATCTTGCTCGTGAGGGCTTGGTAGTGTGAGCGCTCCTGGAGAGAGCTGACGCCGGTTTATCACCCCCTGGCAACTAGCTGCTCGTGTCAGCCGCGGCTGGAGGGCCAGAGAATCCCTCGGGGCTAAACCGCAGCCCCCTTTCCCTTCACAGAACTCAGACTCAGGCAATGCGCGCGGGATACGTGCGCGCGCTGAGTGGCCAGCTGTCTGCCAGAGGTTCTCCAGGTGCCAAGCGAAACGGGAAAAGGCCCTCTCCAGGTCTTTTGGTACTTCCATTTCCGACCCCAAAACTGattgccaccaccaccaccactactctCAGAGGGCCCGAGGCTTTAGGAGGAGGCGGGCCGGGCCGCGCTCGGAGAGGCGTTGCCACTTGGCGAAAGCGCTCGGGGCTGCGGGGCGCGGGCAGGCCGGAGAGAAGGTTTCCAGGCAGGCGGCGCCGCCGTAGGGAGCGCCCAGACCAGCAAAGAGTTAAAGGGAGGGGACGTGGGCTGTCACGCGTCATTGGGCAGATTATGTGCAGCAAACAAAAAGTGTGTGTCTGCGTGCCAGTCAGTCACTGCATCGGGTCCATCTgtacaactctctctctctctctctctctctctctctctctctcactctcccctcatttctctctccacgtctctccatctctctctcctctctttaggCAGAGGCTACAAGACAGCAACACCAACACCTCTTGACATGGAAATACATTGATACAGTAGGCAAAAGAAACACTCGATTGCATCTCCCGGTTCCAGGTGGCCTTATTTGGGCGATTTGATCCTGACCTTATTCCTGGTAAGTCTATTTGCATTGATGGGagaggaggatgggaggaaggcaGGTTTGGTAGGGAGAGTGGAACATTTTGTCCTCCGTCTTCTCATTATCCAGAAAGGGGGGGGGGGATAATTATTGACGGGATCTCTACTGCCAATAGGGTTATACaaagggaggaggggtggagagcCCTTTGGCGAAGAAGCCAGCGACTGGGGAGCGCGCGGCCGCCAGACAATGCCTGCCTACGGGGGAGGGCGAGCGGCCGGCGGCAGCGACGGCTTTCGGCGAGCCCAGCGGGCTCTGGGAGGATCCTCCGGGCGTCTGAGAACCCGGGCTTAGAGGAGGATGCAGAACTGTGAAAGGTTAGGTGGCAAAGGCGACCGCGCGCGGgcggcagagcccaggctctcgCCCAGTTGTATTGTGACCGACTCGAGGCTCGTGGCGGCCGCCGTGGCGACGCGAACCCCTATTAGCGCGGCGTAGCGAGGATCTTTTCACCGTATTGTTAGGTAGAACTGCATTTTAATGATTGGTCCCTGCTGTTGCCCGAAGTGACGGGGCGACCTCTCGGCACAATGAAACGCTTGTGTGAAAGAGActtttaaaaggaagagaaaaattggAGCATAAAACGCTGAATTGAGGAAATTGAAAAGGAGAGAATAGGATTCCGTTGAAAAGGAGGTTCTGACAGATtctgaaggatttttttaaatgtatttaaatttgcAGTTGGAATCAGAAGGGCTACCTTGTGTTGGGTAAAATGCCCAGGGATAGATGCTGTAGCATAATAAAGTAAGTTTCTACTGTATGGATAATTTCTCTTATTCCTGCCTGGCATATACAGCCCATACTTGACATTTGGGGGATGTAGCAGAGTGAATGGAAAAGAGGCTGACCAAAGTTTCATGCTCTGTtagctggaaagaaaaaaaataaataaaagcactacCTTGTAATCACATTTGCAAGATTAATTGGTTAATAGAcattaagataaaaatgaacaTGACTAATATTATTCCATGAAGAACAGCTTCTGAGGAAAAGAATTAGGTTTCCCTTTCCTGCTACTTAAATTGTacaaaatatacttaaataaCTGCCTATGGAGACGctattagggaaaaaaacaacaacttggAGGAATCTTTTAATCagtcagaaagagtaaacaaTGCAGTTAGTTTAAAgccactttaaattttaaatatctgttttgtttgtttgtttgtttaatgataagtcttgtgtgtgggggggtgtccagtggcaaagaaaggaaaatgtctcCTTATGACAGCTTAATAATAGAGAGCTCTCCATCGGGGCATCACTTTCTGAATTACTGCGGATTAAACAGCTGGAGAGCCCACCGAGGTCTACTCAAGCGGGGCTGCCCCCTCTTGCCCAGACAAGGTCCTATCTGGGGGAGTGAGCATTCACCAATCATTACACACGCGGTATTTCAGACTGGGGACCCTTCAGTCGTGCCTTATACCTGCACACTTCATGAGGCTCATGCGACTCTATCCACCCCCTTGTATAACAAGGTAACTGGGATTCACCCTCATCCATAGATAAGCGTGtcgagaaaaaaataattacctctgcttgctgcttttaattaaaGCCCTCGGAGGGACAGTGTTGGATTATGGAAATGAGCAGACACACGTCCCCTCTTGTAGGCTGCAGAGAAAGGTTAGCTGACATGGAATCAGTGGCCCTGACACTCTACTTGAAATCCATTCGCCATGCTCTGCTGTCTCCGCCTGCTCGCAAATGCTGCTCCCCtctttggaagaaaaaatagaataaaatcagCTCCCCGGTGCCCAGTTCAATACATAAGAGTAGAAGAGAGGAGCTTTCTCCCAAGGGTTAGAAGTTTCTCTCAGTCTGGAAAGTCTATAGGCTAGTAAAAAAATCCTAttgttcttcccttctttctccctccccccatcctcccccaAGGTAATGAGAAAAGCGATCTTCTCTTTCCTAgcccagtttttctttctctctagcaGTCAGTCCGCTCTGAGCTCCCccatcacaatttttttaaataatttttaaaggaaaagaaagtactCTTCATTGGCATCTTTGTAATATGCCAGATTTAATCTGCCATtggctttatttttgaaataagagCGATGCAAAAACCAGGCAAATTCAAGAAAAATCTGTCTAGTTGTCAAAACGTTCTGCCTGGATTCATAGAGGCAAAAGGAGTAATGTAACTCGCTTCAATTGTCCTGTGTATCTGTCTTCAGTGATGGAGGATTTGGGCATCCAGAGAGGCATCTGGGATGGAGATGCCAAAGCTGTCCAACAATGTCTGACAGATATTTTCACCAGCGTTTACACCACCTGCGACATCCCTGAGAACGCTATATTCGGTCCCTGCGTCCTGAGCCATACTTCTCTGTACGACAGCATAGCTTTCATAGCTCTCAAGTCCACCGACAAGAGAACGGTCCCTTATATCTTCCGGGTAAGTCTTGGCCGATGCTGTGTAGGGTTATGAAGGTAATATCCTTTTGAAAATGGACTAAGAGTCATTCTAATGGCAAGCTGAGACAGGTTCTGAATGTAGAAAATGCAGTGATACGTGCCATTCTATTTTACACAccaaaaattagaaaaggaaaatcaaactCAGAAGTATTGTCAACTGGTTTTCCAAAATAAGTGACAAAAATTGATTTTGAATGCCAGATATGTCTAAATCAGTGCCTCAATTCTGGGCTTTCCTGGAGATGACCACCACTTCCTTAACATTTTGGGAGGTTTCACTAGGGTTGAGGCTATTTGCATACTAAGTACTTGCTATAAGTACTTTCATTACAAATATTGGGTGCATTTGCCTTCCAATCCCAAGAGGCCTCTTGTTCCCTGGAATATTACTCTTTCTGGTTAAGCTAGCTAGTGCCTAGAgtttgtatttaaataaaaatgttaatgttttGACAATGAAACATCGTTAAAGTCATATGTTTGAGTGCGAAAAGTCCTCTCACTTCCTATTCTTTCTTTACAAAGAACTATTAATTGTTTAAGCCAAAATTAGGAAGATGAGTGAATGccacagaataatttttaaaacctaagCCTGCTTTTTACTTCTAAGACAAAGAAAATTCCCCATACTTTTGCAACGTGATATAATTTAGCAATCAATTCTCAAGAGGTTAACACTATTTGAATTGTAAGAAGAAATTTGCTAACTTGGTGTTCAACCAATATACGATGACTTAAATAATCTACATAATTGATGCAGCTTTCTAGGAATATTATCTTACCTGCCGGCCACAAACATGAGGATGGATGTTAACTCGGGTCAAGTTTTTGGAAGCTTGACCTCAGATAATTCTTTGGGAAAGAATAACAGAGGAAATGGCCCTGGCTCCTGAGGCTTCATTCTCTCACAAGAGTTTCCCTCCCTCATCCCCTTCCttcttgtattctttcttttttctaaactgTAGGTAGACACCTCAGCGGCGAATGGTTCCTCAGAAGGTCTGATGTGGCTGCGTTTGGTCCAATCAGCCAGAGATAAAGAAGAGCAGAACCTTGAAGCCTACATAAAAAACGGACAGCTGTTTTACCGCTCTCTCCGCAGGATTGCCAAAGATGAGGAGTTATTAGTTTGGTACGGGAAAGAACTGACTGAGTTACTCTTGCTCTGCCCCTCTAGATCCCACAGCAAAATGAATGGTAGGTTGGCTCTCGACCTGCGTCTGGGCCCTTAGCTAGCGGGGGAGCGACGCAGGGAGCGGCGGGGCTCACTCTGGCGCCTCGGCGCGCCTTTCCTCCCTTGGAGTGCCTCATAGGGAGCTTCTGAGATATAGTCCGGAAGGAAGCTGGGACAGCTAGGTGAGGATAACTCGGGGCACGCTTGGCTTAATGACTGCACTCCCCTCAAATCATGAGGGAAAGTTAGATCGGGTCTTTCACGATGTTCTGTACTCAGGCACTCAGGCCCTGAGAAGCGAAGGTGGCTTTGTGAAGGGGGTGATGGCAAACTGGCCTAGAGACGATGCTGAGTAatcatgtggtgtgtgtgtgtgtgtgtgtgtgtgtgtgtgtgtgcgcgcgcgcgcgcaattgtgtgtatgtggtgtttgCTCACTAAGCAGGGTCGTCCCCTTACACATGCCTGGAATGCAGCCAACGTTTCCAGTTTGAGTTTCCCTATGTGGCGCATCTGCGCTTCCGCTGCCCCAAGAGACTTCACAGCGTTGATGTGAGCCCCCGAGAGGAGCAAGGCAGCGGCGTGGGCACCAAGGATcacgggggcggcggcggcggcaagGACCAGCAGCCGCCGCAGCCGCAGGAGGCACCCTTGGGTCCCACCCCCAAGTTCTGCAAAGCCGGCCCGGTCCACCACTACCCGGCCCCCTCCCCCGAGGGCGGTAACCCGCCGGCGGCGGGCGGCGGTGGCAGCAGCGCGAAGCCGTCCACGGACTTTCACAACTTGGCGCGGGAGCTGGAGAACTCCGGGGGAGCCAGCAGCTGCTCCCCAGTGAGGAGCCTCAGCGGCTGCAGCGACCACCAGGGGGCGGAGCTGAGTCCCGACGGCAACGCCGCGGGCGTGGGCAAAGGGAAGAGGAAATTCCCGGAGGAGGCGGCggagggcggcggcggcggcgcggggctGGTGGGGGGCCGGGGCCGCTTCGCCGAGCGGCCCCCGCCCGCCTCCAAGGAGGACCTGGTGTGCACACCCCAACAGTACCGCGCCTCGGGCAGCTACTTCGGCCTGGAAGAGAACAGCCGCCTGTTCGCGCCGCCCAGCCCGGAGACAGGCGAGGCGAAGCGCAGCGCCTTCGTGGAGGTGAAGAAGGCGTCCCGAGCGGCCGGTGTGCAGGAGGAGGCGGCCGCCGACGGCGGGAGCATGGCCGCCGAGGAGCAGGACGCGAGCGGCGGCGGCTCCTCCACGCCCGTGGCCGCGTCGCCGGCTGGCTCCGAGAAGCTGCTGGCCCCGCGGCCCGGGGGAGCGCTGCCCGGCCGGCTGGAGGGCGGCAGCCCGGCGCGGGGCAGCGCCTTCACCTCAGTGCAGCAGCTGGGCGGTGCGGGCGGCAACGGCGCAGGGGGCGGTGCAGGCGCTGGgaccgcgggcggggcgggcggcggcCAGGGCGCAGCGTCGGACGAGCGCAAAAGCGCCTTCTCGCAGCCGGCGCGCTCCTTTTCTCAGCTGTCCCCGCTGGTGCTGGGCCAGAAGCTGAGCGCGCTCGAGCCCTGCCACCCCGGAGACGGTGTGGGCCCCACCAGACTGTACCCCGCCGCCTCCGATCCTCTGGCCGTGAAGCTCCAAGGAGCTGCGGACCTGAACGGAGGTTGCGGGTCTCTGCCgagcggcggtggcggtggcggcggcgggctGCCCAAACAGAGCCCCTTCCTCTACGCCACCGCCTTCTGGCCCAAGAGCTCCGCCGccgcggcggccgcggcggctGCGGCCGCGGGGCCCCTGCAGTTGCAGCTGCCTTCGGCGCTCACGCTGCTGCCGCcctccttcacctctctgtgtctGCCCGCGCAGAACTGGTGCGCCAAGTGCAATGCCTCCTTCCGCATGACCTCCGACCTGGTGTACCACATGAGGTCGCATCACAAAAAGGAGTACGCCATGGAGCCCTTGGTGAAACGAAGACGGGAGGAGA from Pseudorca crassidens isolate mPseCra1 chromosome 4, mPseCra1.hap1, whole genome shotgun sequence includes the following:
- the PRDM8 gene encoding PR domain zinc finger protein 8 isoform X1; amino-acid sequence: MMEDLGIQRGIWDGDAKAVQQCLTDIFTSVYTTCDIPENAIFGPCVLSHTSLYDSIAFIALKSTDKRTVPYIFRVDTSAANGSSEGLMWLRLVQSARDKEEQNLEAYIKNGQLFYRSLRRIAKDEELLVWYGKELTELLLLCPSRSHSKMNAGSSPYTCLECSQRFQFEFPYVAHLRFRCPKRLHSVDVSPREEQGSGVGTKDHGGGGGGKDQQPPQPQEAPLGPTPKFCKAGPVHHYPAPSPEGGNPPAAGGGGSSAKPSTDFHNLARELENSGGASSCSPVRSLSGCSDHQGAELSPDGNAAGVGKGKRKFPEEAAEGGGGGAGLVGGRGRFAERPPPASKEDLVCTPQQYRASGSYFGLEENSRLFAPPSPETGEAKRSAFVEVKKASRAAGVQEEAAADGGSMAAEEQDASGGGSSTPVAASPAGSEKLLAPRPGGALPGRLEGGSPARGSAFTSVQQLGGAGGNGAGGGAGAGTAGGAGGGQGAASDERKSAFSQPARSFSQLSPLVLGQKLSALEPCHPGDGVGPTRLYPAASDPLAVKLQGAADLNGGCGSLPSGGGGGGGGLPKQSPFLYATAFWPKSSAAAAAAAAAAAGPLQLQLPSALTLLPPSFTSLCLPAQNWCAKCNASFRMTSDLVYHMRSHHKKEYAMEPLVKRRREEKLKCPICNESFRERHHLSRHMTSHN
- the PRDM8 gene encoding PR domain zinc finger protein 8 isoform X2, with the translated sequence MEDLGIQRGIWDGDAKAVQQCLTDIFTSVYTTCDIPENAIFGPCVLSHTSLYDSIAFIALKSTDKRTVPYIFRVDTSAANGSSEGLMWLRLVQSARDKEEQNLEAYIKNGQLFYRSLRRIAKDEELLVWYGKELTELLLLCPSRSHSKMNAGSSPYTCLECSQRFQFEFPYVAHLRFRCPKRLHSVDVSPREEQGSGVGTKDHGGGGGGKDQQPPQPQEAPLGPTPKFCKAGPVHHYPAPSPEGGNPPAAGGGGSSAKPSTDFHNLARELENSGGASSCSPVRSLSGCSDHQGAELSPDGNAAGVGKGKRKFPEEAAEGGGGGAGLVGGRGRFAERPPPASKEDLVCTPQQYRASGSYFGLEENSRLFAPPSPETGEAKRSAFVEVKKASRAAGVQEEAAADGGSMAAEEQDASGGGSSTPVAASPAGSEKLLAPRPGGALPGRLEGGSPARGSAFTSVQQLGGAGGNGAGGGAGAGTAGGAGGGQGAASDERKSAFSQPARSFSQLSPLVLGQKLSALEPCHPGDGVGPTRLYPAASDPLAVKLQGAADLNGGCGSLPSGGGGGGGGLPKQSPFLYATAFWPKSSAAAAAAAAAAAGPLQLQLPSALTLLPPSFTSLCLPAQNWCAKCNASFRMTSDLVYHMRSHHKKEYAMEPLVKRRREEKLKCPICNESFRERHHLSRHMTSHN
- the PRDM8 gene encoding PR domain zinc finger protein 8 isoform X3 → MMEDLGIQRGIWDGDAKAVQQCLTDIFTSVYTTCDIPENAIFGPCVLSHTSLYDSIAFIALKSTDKRTVPYIFRVDTSAANGSSEGLMWLRLVQSARDKEEQNLEAYIKNGQLFYRSLRRIAKDEELLVWYGKELTELLLLCPSRSHSKMNGSSPYTCLECSQRFQFEFPYVAHLRFRCPKRLHSVDVSPREEQGSGVGTKDHGGGGGGKDQQPPQPQEAPLGPTPKFCKAGPVHHYPAPSPEGGNPPAAGGGGSSAKPSTDFHNLARELENSGGASSCSPVRSLSGCSDHQGAELSPDGNAAGVGKGKRKFPEEAAEGGGGGAGLVGGRGRFAERPPPASKEDLVCTPQQYRASGSYFGLEENSRLFAPPSPETGEAKRSAFVEVKKASRAAGVQEEAAADGGSMAAEEQDASGGGSSTPVAASPAGSEKLLAPRPGGALPGRLEGGSPARGSAFTSVQQLGGAGGNGAGGGAGAGTAGGAGGGQGAASDERKSAFSQPARSFSQLSPLVLGQKLSALEPCHPGDGVGPTRLYPAASDPLAVKLQGAADLNGGCGSLPSGGGGGGGGLPKQSPFLYATAFWPKSSAAAAAAAAAAAGPLQLQLPSALTLLPPSFTSLCLPAQNWCAKCNASFRMTSDLVYHMRSHHKKEYAMEPLVKRRREEKLKCPICNESFRERHHLSRHMTSHN